One stretch of Arachis hypogaea cultivar Tifrunner chromosome 20, arahy.Tifrunner.gnm2.J5K5, whole genome shotgun sequence DNA includes these proteins:
- the LOC112782826 gene encoding U-box domain-containing protein 45: MAKCHRNNVGSVVLDHRHPAKNAATAGHFRWNSISASSIRRIVLDAVSCGTSRYGYHQRHDDDDEGSSSAATSTASLASGSRRENRPDQKTEKLADLLNLTGCENEAEAKKKEEALVELKQVVKDLQQGEDLAKRRMAATTVRSLAKERSEVRGTLAMLGAIPPLVGMLDSEDVHSQIASLYALLNLGIGNDANKAAIVKVGAVHKMLKLIESPDATNSSVSEAIVANFLGLSALDSNKPIIGSSGAIPFLVRTLQDLDYECSHQAKQDALRALYNLSIFPTNSSFILETELVPFLVSSIGDMEVSERVLVILSNLVPTPEGRKAISAVKDSIFILVDVLNWTDSPECQEKASYILMIMAHKSYSDRQVMIEAGIGSSLLELTLLGSTLAQKRASRILECLRTDKGKQVSRSYGRGSLGADISAPIFSASPSFTKASGGGGKGYLEEEEEEEDTMSEEKKAVKQLVQQSLQNNMRKIVKRANLRQDFVPSQHLASLTSSSTSKSLPF; encoded by the exons ATGGCAAAGTGTCACCGGAACAACGTCGGATCCGTCGTACTCGACCACCGCCACCCTGCCAAGAATGCTGCCACCGCCGGCCACTTCCGCTGGAACTCCATCTCCGCCTCCTCCATCCGCCGGATCGTTCTCGACGCCGTCAGCTGCGGCACCTCACGCTACGGTTACCATCAGCGCCACGACGACGACGATGAAGGATCCAGCTCCGCCGCAACTTCTACAGCGAGTCTGGCCTCCGGCAGCCGCAGGGAGAACCGGCCAGATCAGAAAACAGAGAAGCTCGCGGATCTGCTGAACTTAACGGGGTGCGAGAATGAGGCGGAggcgaagaagaaggaagaggcgCTGGTGGAGCTGAAGCAAGTGGTGAAGGACCTGCAGCAGGGAGAGGACTTGGCGAAGCGCCGCATGGCGGCGACGACGGTGAGGTCGCTTGCGAAGGAACGATCGGAAGTTAGGGGAACGCTCGCTATGCTTGGAGCTATTCCTCCGCTCGTCGGAATGCTCGATTCCGAAGACGTTCATTCTCAGATTGCTTCGCTCTATGCGTTGCTCAATCTCGGGATCGGCAACGATGC AAACAAAGCAGCCATCGTTAAAGTTGGTGCTGTTCACAAGATGTTGAAGTTAATTGAATCACCGGATGCTACTAATTCATCAGTTTCTGAAGCAATTGTTGCTAATTTCCTTGGATTGAGTGCTTTGGATTCAAATAAACCAATAATTGGATCCTCTGGTGCAATTCCATTCCTAGTTAGAACCCTTCAAGATTTGGATTACGAATGTAGCCACCAAGCCAAGCAAGATGCTCTTCGAGCTCTGTACAATCTATCAATCTTTCCAACCAACAGTTCATTCATTTTGGAAACTGAGTTGGTCCCCTTTTTGGTTAGTTCAATTGGAGACATGGAAGTGAGTGAGAGAGTGCTTGTGATTCTAAGCAATCTGGTTCCAACTCCAGAGGGCAGGAAAGCTATCAGTGCTGTAAAGGATTCGATCTTCATTCTGGTGGATGTGTTGAATTGGACGGATTCGCCGGAGTGCCAAGAGAAGGCGTCATACATTTTGATGATTATGGCACACAAATCCTACAGCGACAGGCAGGTCATGATTGAGGCTGGGATTGGATCATCACTGCTTGAATTGACCCTTCTTGGTTCTACATTGGCACAGAAAAGGGCCTCAAGGATCTTGGAATGTTTGAGGACGGACAAAGGGAAACAAGTTTCTAGAAGCTATGGTCGAGGAAGCTTGGGGGCCGATATCTCTGCGCCTATTTTCAGCGCGTCGCCGTCTTTTACGAAGGCTTCGGGTGGAGGAGGTAAAGGCTAtttggaggaagaggaggaggaggaagatacgATGAGTGAGGAGAAGAAAGCAGTGAAGCAATTAGTCCAACAGAGTTTGCAAAACAACATGAGGAAAATTGTCAAGAGGGCCAACTTGCGTCAAGATTTTGTTCCATCCCAGCATTTGGCTTCACTTACTTCAAGTTCAACTTCTAAGAGCCTGCCATTTTAA